One Diospyros lotus cultivar Yz01 chromosome 1, ASM1463336v1, whole genome shotgun sequence genomic window carries:
- the LOC127812599 gene encoding heavy metal-associated isoprenylated plant protein 12-like produces MKKVVLKLNIQDDKCKKKVMTRVSGLAGVESIDMNAKDSKLTVTGAVDPVEVADKLRKICHTEILSVGPAKEEKKPEAPKPAKEDSKKDPKEEYVAWFQKTYGYHPATFYYHPPPPTYGGYYRPVVEEDPNGCVIC; encoded by the exons ATGAAG AAGGTGGTGCTGAAACTGAATATTCAAGACGACAAGTGCAAGAAGAAAGTTATGACCAGAGTCTCCGGCCTTGCAG GAGTTGAATCAATTGACATGAACGCAAAGGACAGCAAATTGACGGTAACAGGGGCTGTGGATCCAGTCGAAGTGGCGGACAAGCTGAGGAAGATCTGCCACACAGAGATCTTGTCGGTTGGGCCGgcgaaagaagagaaaaagccGGAGGCGCCAAAGCCGGCGAAGGAGGACTCGAAGAAAGATCCGAAGGAGGAGTACGTGGCTTGGTTCCAGAAGACTTACGGGTACCACCCGGCAACTTTCTATTACCACCCTCCTCCTCCAACGTATGGTGGCTATTACAGACCCGTCGTAGAAGAGGATCCGAATGGCTGTGTTATTTGCTGA
- the LOC127811128 gene encoding uncharacterized protein PAM68-like: MKILICAGHPPTHIPRSLSPWKPTRIQPHPALRRETWKVVAKAEAKGFGGAPAAANIQGQKSSKRADAAPRKTAGRNGGEDDEKIPKVVFERMIGRILFYVGAPMAAGIALLQVFNVVKEQRLWEVPKWVPFLTTFVTFGASALGIAYGTLSASWDPEEEGSVLGFEEAQKNWVEMWEEE, encoded by the coding sequence ATGAAAATCCTAATTTGCGCAGGACATCCGCCGACCCACATTCCAAGAAGTCTATCTCCATGGAAACCAACAAGAATCCAGCCACACCCAGCTCTCCGCCGAGAAACATGGAAGGTCGTCGCCAAAGCGGAAGCCAAAGGCTTCGGCGGAGCCCCTGCAGCAGCCAACATCCAAGGCCAAAAGAGCAGTAAAAGAGCAGATGCTGCTCCGAGGAAAACCGCCGGAAGAAATGGCGGAGAAGATGACGAGAAGATACCGAAGGTGGTGTTCGAGAGGATGATAGGCAGGATCTTGTTCTACGTTGGGGCTCCGATGGCCGCCGGGATAGCTTTGTTGCAGGTGTTTAACGTGGTGAAGGAACAACGACTGTGGGAGGTGCCGAAATGGGTGCCGTTCTTGACGACTTTCGTGACTTTTGGGGCATCGGCTCTGGGGATTGCTTATGGAACTCTCTCTGCGAGCTGGGATCCGGAGGAGGAGGGCTCTGTTCTTGGGTTTGAAGAAGCTCAGAAGAATTGGGTCGAGATGTGGGAGGAGGAATAG